The Vicinamibacteria bacterium genome includes the window ACGTCCACGCTAGCGTGAGGGACGTGTGTCCACGGAGTTTGAGTACCACCTTGGCCGGTGAGGGAGTTACCGGGGAAGAGGTCAGAGTAACGGTGTAGCCCCTCCGAAATAGTTTCTTAGGGTAAGCTGTTCACGCTCGCTCGAGACCATGTCCGTTCGCAACACTCTGCTCCGTCTGACCCATCTTGGAGTAACCCCCGAATCCTCACCGTCCGACGCCAAATACATCACCCTGACCAACTCGATCTGTCTTCTGAGTGTGACGGTCAGCCTCATCTACCTCGTCGTGAACCGGTCGGTGGAGAACCCGCGCTTCGTTCGGTTCGGGCTGCCGCTCGTGAGCGCCGCCGTCTACGCCGTTCCCCTCTTCTTGAACCACCGGAGGCGCTATTGGGCTGCGACGACGACCATGTGCGTCGCTGGGCTTGCGACCCAGCTCGCGTTTACGATCGGCTTCGGGACCATTTCGGGAAACCAGTTCTACTTCTTGCCCATTCTGGGAGGCGTGGCGCTCCTCTACCCGCAGCAACATCGCTGGACCGCGGTGTTTCTCCTGCTCGCCGGCCTCCTCATCTTCACCTCGCTCGTGCTCTGGGGTGAGAACTTCGAGCCCCTCGTCCCGGTCGATTCCCAGACTTCCCGCACGTACTATGTCCTGGCTCTCATTTTTTCCGCCGCGCTGATCGTATTCATTTCCTACTACTCCGGTCGCAGAACGGCCATTGCCGAACGGCAGCTCGAGGCCCGCTCGGCGGATCTGGCCCGCGCCCTGGACGAGCTGAAGACGACGCAAGCGCAAATGATCGAGGCCGAGAACCAGGCGACGCTTGCACGGCTGGTCGCGGGGCTTCTCCATGAGGTCAATACTCCGATCGGAGCGATTCGCTCCACCGCCGAGACCGTCAAAGGAGCCGTTGCTCGCTGGGGCCAGATCGTCGCCCGACGGGCCGACGGCGCGAGTCACGCCGAGAGAGAATCCACACTCTCCGCGGTCGAGGTGTGCTCCGAGCTCTGCGAATCGCTCGAGTTGAGTACCGGCCGGGTCTCGACCGTCGTCGAAGGGCTCCGCCAATTCGTCAGACTGGACGAAGCCGAACGCAAGACGATGGACGTGCGCGAGGCGCTCGACGTGACTCTGGCTCTTCTCGGTCCGTCGATCGAACAACGGATCGAGGTCAGGCGGAACTATCCCCGCTCACTACCCCATGTCCTTTGCTTTCCGGCGAAGCTCAACCGGACTTTTCTAGCGGTGCTTCAAAACGCCGTTCAGGGCATCGAGGGGCGCGGAGTCATTCGCGTCGCCGTGCGCGAGCTGGTGGGAGAAA containing:
- a CDS encoding HAMP domain-containing sensor histidine kinase, yielding MSVRNTLLRLTHLGVTPESSPSDAKYITLTNSICLLSVTVSLIYLVVNRSVENPRFVRFGLPLVSAAVYAVPLFLNHRRRYWAATTTMCVAGLATQLAFTIGFGTISGNQFYFLPILGGVALLYPQQHRWTAVFLLLAGLLIFTSLVLWGENFEPLVPVDSQTSRTYYVLALIFSAALIVFISYYSGRRTAIAERQLEARSADLARALDELKTTQAQMIEAENQATLARLVAGLLHEVNTPIGAIRSTAETVKGAVARWGQIVARRADGASHAERESTLSAVEVCSELCESLELSTGRVSTVVEGLRQFVRLDEAERKTMDVREALDVTLALLGPSIEQRIEVRRNYPRSLPHVLCFPAKLNRTFLAVLQNAVQGIEGRGVIRVAVRELVGEIEIELADDGKGIPKTLLPEIFELGLTRKGNRVGLRLGLPLSKRSVEEIGGRLHLESTEGMGTTVLITLPVSGG